The Triticum urartu cultivar G1812 chromosome 5, Tu2.1, whole genome shotgun sequence genome contains the following window.
ttctaggaataaaccgtgttggatcaatgaacaatcacacacgactttctcttgaaaactgtttgcattaggccaccttgcgcaaacgtttaccacataaaaactgcgtgtcatggacagcctttgccacacagtttcttctacggaccgtgtgtgctacattcaataacgcaaacaatttaacgggaaaaattgtgtgtgatgtacctatgaacggaaacgttttccttggagcgactgtgtgggatgtgcatacgaacggaaacgtttcgCAGGGACTgatgtgtgggatgtacttgcgaccggaaacaatttcactataattgtattttttatctgtactgtacgtatttccgtatttgagcgctcgctggtcgcacacgacctcattttgccgaacgtgtgtgccaggagggcatatccccgacggtttctggttCGTGTGGGAAGGatccccctatcgcccacactcacttggagacggttccagatgccgtcgcggaaaggggttttaaaccgtttgtttaggaccgacgcgcaccagtgctttgacaccgatctggatgactctaagtctcgatctagatacatactgaaagtgggagcgattagctagagtagctccgtatagagcattgtagacataaaatttttgtaaaatacatacggttctgaatatggcagacccatttactgaacttctctcacaagcaaaacatgatcactctttgggtgttaatcacatagcgatgtgaactagattaatGACTCTAGTAAATCCTTTGAGTATtagtcacatagagatgtgaactaatcacataaagatatgaactattggtgttagtcacatgatgatgtgaaactagattattgactctagtgcaagtaggagactgaaggaaatatgccctagaggcaataataaagttgttatttatatttccttatatcatgataaatgtgaaggaaatatgcctagaggcaataataaacttattatttatttccttatttcatgataaatgtttattattcaagctagaattgtattaaccggaaacttgatacatatgcgaatacatagacaaacatagtgtcagtAGTACGCCTCTACTTGAATAGCTTGTTAATCAatgatggttgagtttcctagccatagacatgagttgtcatttgattaacgggatcacatcattaggagaatgatgtgattgacttgacccattccgttagcttagcacacgatcgtttagtatgttcctattgctttcttcatgacttatacatgttcctatgaagatgagattatgcaactctcgtttaccggaggaacactttgtgtgataccaaacatcacaatgtaactgggtgattgtaaaggtgctctacaggtgtctccgaaggtacttgttgggttggcgtatttcgagattaggatttgtcactccgattgtcggagaggtatctcttggcccactcagtaatgcacatcactataagccttgcaagcattgtaactaatgagttagttgcgggatgatgtattacggaatgagtaaagagacttgccgggcatgtaacataccgatgacaaagggaacaacttatgttgttatgtggtttgaccgataaagatctttgtagaatatgtgggagccaatatgagcatccatgttccgctattggttattgaccggagacgtgtctcggtcatgtctacattgttctcgaacccgcagggtccgcacgcttaaagttcgatcaCGGTTATATTATgtgtttatgtgttttgatgtaccgaaggtagttcggagtcccggatgcgATCTGGGACATGACGAgcagtctcgaaatggtcgagacgtaaagatcgatatattggacgactatattcggacatcggaaaggttccgagtgattcgggtatttttcggagtaccggagagttacgggaattcgccggggagtatatgggccttattgggctttaggggaaagagagaggagaggctgggcgccccccaaggcctagtccgaattggtctagggggaggggctgcgacccctctttccttctcttctctctccccATTCCTTGACTCCTAcccctactacttggaagggggggaatcctactcccagtgggagtaggactcctcctagggcgtgccatagagagggccggccctccccctcctccactcctttatataaggggaggggggcaccccttggagacacaataattgatcccttggatctcttagccgtgtccccttggagacacaataattgatcccttggatctcttagccgtgtgcaacttatttgtggcactgccgtttaggtcatattggtgtaaaacacatgaagaaactccatgctgatgggatttcggaatcacttgattatgcatcacttgatgcttgcgaaccatgcctcttgggaaagatgactaaaacgcggttctccggaacaatgaagcaagtaacagatttattggaaatcatacatactaatgtatgtggtccgatgagtgttgaggctcgcggcgggtatcgttattttctgaccttcacagatgatttgagcagatatgggtatatctacttgatgaaacataagtctgaaacatttgaaaagttcaaagaatttcagagtgaagtggaaaatcatcgtgacaagaaaataaggtttctacgatgtggtcgcggagacgaatatttgagttacgagtttggtcttcagttaaaacaatgtggaatagtttcacaaattcgtgccacctggaacaccatagcataatggtgtgtccgaacatcataaccgtactttattggatatagtgcaatctatgatgtctcttaccgatttaccactatctttttggggtGATGCATTAGatacagccgcattcacgttaaatagggcaccatctaaatccgttgagacgacaccatatgaactatggtttggcaagaaaccaaagttgtcgtttcttaaagtttgggattccaatgcttataagaaaaagtttcatcctgataagctcaaacccagatcggagaaatgagtcttcataggatacccaaaagagactgttgggtacaccttctatcacagatctgaaggcaagacttttgttgctaaatttggaatctttctagagaaggagtttctctcgaaagaagtgagtgggaggaaagtagaacttgatgaggtaactgtacctgctcccttattggaaagtagttcatcacagaaaccggttcttgtgacacctacaccaattagtgaggaagttaatgatgatgatcatgaaacttcagatcaagttgttactgaacctcataggtcaaccagagtaagatctgcaccagagtggtacggtaatcctattctggaggtcatgttacttgaccatgaagaacctacgaactatgaggaagcgatgatgaacccagattccgcgaaatggtttgaggccatgaaatctgagatgggatccatgtatgagaacaaagtatggactttgattgactttcccaaATGATCACCGAGCCATtaagattaaatggatcttcaagaggaagacagacgctgatagtagtgttactatctacaaagctataattgtcgcaaaaggttttcgacaagttgaaggtgttgactatgatgagagtttctcactcgtatctatgcttaagtctgtccgaatcatgttagcaattgccgcattttatgcaatctggcaaatggataagcaaaactgcattccttaatggatttatgaaagaagagttgtatatgatgcaaccagaaggttttgtcgatcctaaaggtgttaacaaaatgtgcaagctccagcgatccatctatggactggtgcaagcatcNNNNNNNNNNNNNNNNNNNNNNNNNNNNNNNNNNNNNNNNNNNNNNNNNNNNNNNNNNNNNNNNNNNNNNNNNNNNNNNNNNNNNNNNNNNNNNNNNNNNNNNNNNNNNNNNNNNNNNNNNNNNNNNNNNNNNNNNNNNNNNNNNNNNNNNNNNNNNNNNNNNNNNNNNNNNNNNNNNNNNNNNNNNNNNNNNNNNNNNNNNNNNNNNNNNNNNNNNNNNNNNNNNNNNNNNNNNNNNNNNNNNNNNNNNNNNNNNNNNNNNNNNNNNNNNNNNNNNNNNNNNNNNNNNNNNNNNNNNNNNNNNNNNNNNNNNNNNNNNNNNNNNNNNNNNNNNNNNNNNNNNNNNNNNNNNNNNNNNNNNNNNNNNNNNNNNNNNNNNNNNNNNNNNNNNNNNNNNNNNNNNNNNNNNNNNNNNNNNNNNNNNNNNNNNNNNNNNNNNNNNNNNNNNNNNNNNNNNNNNNNNNNNNNNNNNNNNNNNNNNNNNNNNNNNNNNNNNNNNNNNNNNNNNNNNNNNNNNNNNNNNNNNNNNNNNNNNNNNNNNNNNNNNNNNNNNNNNNNNNNNNNNNNNNNNNNNNNNNNNNNNNNNNNNNNNNNNNNNNNNNNNNNNNNNNNNNNNNNNNNNNNNNNNNNNNNNNNNNNNNNNNNNNNNNNNNNNNNNNNNNNNNNNNNNNNNNNNNNNNNNNNNNNNNNNNNNNNNNNNNNNNNNNNNNNNNNNNNNNNNNNNNNNNNNNNNNNNNNNNNNNNNNNNNNNNNNNNNNNNNNNNNNNNNNNNNNNNNNNNNNNNNNNNNNNNNNNNNNNNNNNNNNNNNNNNNNNNNNNNNNNNNNNNNNNNNNNNNNNNNNNNNNNNNNNNNNNNNNNNNNNNNNNNNNNNNNNNNNNNNNNNNNNNNNNNNNNNNNNNNNNNNNNNNNNNNNNNNNNNNNNNNNNNNNNNNNNNNNNNNNNNNNNNNNNNNNNNNNNNNNNNNNNNNNNNNNNNNNNNNNNNNNNNNNNNNNNNNNNNGAATTCAATTATTATATATTTTTCATTGAAGAAATAACAGTAAATTGTAAAACCGAAAAAGGAAAAACAGGCAGAACAGTATGTATGGCGGCCAATTTACCAGGCGTGAGAGGCGAGTTGCTGCTTCGTCTCGCAATACATGTGTATAACTTTTCATGAGAAAAAACTATTGACACGCTAGCTCTACAAAAAAAGTGAAAATAGTGGTTTTTAATAGTGAACTGTACAAATACTGTTCCTTGTCTTCAAAATCACAATTTTTTCATTTTTGTGTACCTCGTGTGTCAGTGTATTTTCTCATATACCCGCAAAAAAAGTGCATTTTCTCATAAAAATTTGCACACATGGTATATACATCTGTATTACAATGTAGATTTGTTAACATAATATTTGGAACTTCAAAATActatttattttgaatttgttCTTTTCAAACCGAGCCCCATAAAGCTCGAGCACCAAAAGACATTTCTGATGGTAACACAAATTATACCTGTTCTTTAAGGATGGCAATGGGCAGGATAGAGTAATATCATACTCATACTCGTATAGTCAGTGGGTACAAAAATTCTATCCATACCCGTACCCACGGTATGACACTTTACCCGTATCCATACTCGACGGGTACCATACTCATTAGGTACCCAGCGGGTAGAACAAATAGTACACAAGTTGTTCATAGTTTTACACTCATTGATAGCTATTTGATAAAAAATCAATTATCTCAGCTCAATAACAGGTAGATAAGTACATGGTCACTATTAAAATTTAGAAATCATAACATACTCATAAGTCAACAAGAGTAGATGAAGCACATGACAAATTAATAATTAATTGATAACAACTTAACATTAGTTCACAAGCGGGTAGGGTATAAGTATATCCGTGGATACAAGACTTTATCCGTACCTTACATAACTTAACGGATAGGGTATAAGTACTATCTATGGGTATAAAAATATGCTTATACCATGCCCATATGGGTATAGTACCTATAGGTACCCGTATCATGGGTAAAATTGTCATCCTTGTATCTTGCCCAGAAGCTAAGCACGAGACGTCATACGATATTATCATATACGattccgtttcaaaaaaaaagatATTATCATATACGAGTGGTAGCAGGTACGTGCTTGGTCATTGAGTCCTTCAAAGACAAAAGATCAATCAACAAGGCCGGCAATTAAGAAAGGAGCAAATGAGCCCGATGCTGAGAGAGTAGCAAAGCAAAGCAGCAGGAAGGGAATGGCCGGCTGCGGAGGGGAGCTGAAGCTGGTGGGCATGTGGGCGAGCCCGTTCGTGGTGCGGGTGCAGATCGCGCTCCGCCTCAAGGGCCTCACCTACCAGTACGTGGAGGAGGACCTgcagaacaagagcgagctgctCCTCAGGTCCAACCCTGTCCACGGCGGCAAGGTGCCGGTGCTCATCCACAACGGCAAGCCTGTCTGCGAGTCGTCCGTCATCCTGCGGTACATCGACGAGGCCTTCTCCGGCGCCGGGCCCTCCTCCCCGCCGACGACCCTTACGGCCAAGCCGTCGCTCTCTCGTGGGCCGCTTTCATTGACGACACGGTAGGACGGGCGAGAAGAAGgacgaggagaggaagaagacggcCGTGGCCATGGAAACCTTGGAGGGGGTGTTGAGGGAGTCCAAGGCGAGGTTCTTCAGCAGGAGGGACGGCCCCGGCTACCTGGAGAGATTTAACCCAACAAACTCCCCCTCCCGACATCATGGGGGTCTCACTACCCCTCCCGACATCATGGAGGGTCTCACTACCTTCCGGCAGCCATGCCAGGGAGCCGGCGGCATACTTCGAGCTTCTTTCTTGTCGCCACTTTAGTCAACATATCAGCCCCATTGTTATCGGTGTGAACCTTCTCAAGTTGCATTTGCTTGGAATACAACACATCTCGAATCCAATGATAGAGGACTTCTATATGCTTAGACCTTGAATGAAAACTTGCATTCTTACTCAAGTGGATAGCACTTTGGTTGTCACAAAACAACACATACTTGTCTTGCTTAAAACCAAGCTCACAAGCCAACCGTTTCAGCCACAATAGTTCTTTGCTCGCCTCTGCTACTGTAATGAATTCAGCTTCAATTGTATTCAGTGCCACACACTTTTGTAGCCTACTTTGCCATGACACCGCTCCCCCTGCATAGGTAATCAAGTATTCTGAAGTAGACTTCCTTCTGTCAACATCTCCAGCCATGTCAGAATCTGAAAAGGCAATCAGCTTGGCTTCACCACCACCAAAGCAAAGTTTCAGATTTGTGCTGCCCCGAAGATATCTCAAAATCCACTTCACGGCTTCCCAATGAGGTCTTTTTAGATTGGACATAAATCTGCTCACG
Protein-coding sequences here:
- the LOC125555477 gene encoding probable glutathione S-transferase; this translates as MAGCGGELKLVGMWASPFVVRVQIALRLKGLTYQYVEEDLQNKSELLLRSNPVHGGKVPVLIHNGKPVCESSVILRYIDEAFSGAGPSSPPTTLTAKPSLSRGPLSLTTR